The following is a genomic window from Amycolatopsis australiensis.
CCTCGCTCCCACCACCGCGTGATCGCCGGTCCGGGCGCTTAGGGTGTCGTCGTGCGACTGACCATCCTCGGGTGTTCCGGCAGCATTCCCGGGCCGAACACCGCCGCGTCCGGTTACCTGGTCGAGGCCGAAGGCTTCCTGCTCGGTCTCGAGCTCGGCAACGGCACGCTGGCGCAGCTGCAGGCCGTGGCCGACCCGTTCGACCTCGACGCGCTGGTGCTCACGCACCTGCATCCCGACCACTGCGCCGACGTCAGCGCGCTCACCGTCCTGCGGCGCTACCACCCGGCGCCGCCGTACCCGGCGCGCCCGCGGCTGCTGCCGCTGTACGCGCCACCGGACGCCCCGACGCGCCTGGCGAACGCGTACGCGCCGAACGAGACCGAGCGGGCCGTCACCGACCTCTCCGACGTCTACGAGTTCTTCCCGCTGCGGCCGGAGCCGTTCCGGATCGGGCCGTTCGACGTCGTCGCGGTCGAGGTCGACCACCCGACCCCGGCGTACGGCCTGCGCATCTCCTACGGCGGCCGGATCCTGGCGTTCACCGGCGACACCGGGCCGTGCACGGCGCTGAACGAGCTCGCCGACGGCGTCGACCTGCTGCTCGCGGAGGCGTCCTGGACGGACTCGGCGGAGCGGCCCGCCGGGGTGCACCTGTCCGGGAAGCAGGCCGGCGAGCTGGCGCGCGACGCCGGTGTCGGGCGGCTGCTGTTGACGCACATCGCGCCGTGGACCGACGCCGGCGCGGTCCTGGCCGAGGCGTCGGCCGAGTTCCCGGGGGCCGAGGTCGTCAAGCAGGGTGCCGTCTACGACGTGTGAACGCCGGTCCTAGAGTGCTCCCCGTGGCTCGAAAAGACGGCAGGAACGACGACCAGCTCCGTGACATCAAGATCACCCGGGGGTTCCAGCAGTGGCCGGCCGGGTCGGTGCTGATCGAATTCGGCAACACCCGGGTGCTGTGCGCGGCGAGCGTCACCGAAGGGGTGCCGCGCTGGCGGGCCGGCTCCGGCCTCGGCTGGGTGACGGCCGAGTACGCGATGCTGCCGTCCGCGACCAACACCCGCAGTGACCGCGAGTCGGTGAAGGGCCGGATCGGCGGCCGCACGCACGAGATCTCGCGGCTGATCGGCCGGTCGCTGCGGGCCTGCATCGACCTGGCGGCGCTGGGCGAGAACACGATCGTGATCGACTGCGACGTCATCCAGGCCGACGGCGGCACCCGCACGGCCGCGGTGACCGGCGGGTACGTCGCGCTGGCGGACGCGATCACGTGGCTGGGCGCGGCGAACCGGCTCAACGACCCGCAGCCGCTGTCGTCTTCGGTGGCGGCGGTGAGCGTCGGCGTGGTCGACGGCCGGGTGCGGCTCGACCTGCCGTACGAAGAGGACTCGCGCGCCGAGGTCGACATGAACGTCGTCGCCACCGACGCGGGCACGCTGATCGAGGTCCAGGGCACCGGTGAGGGCGCGACCTTCGCGCGGTCCACTTTGGACACCATGCTCGACATGGCGCTGGCCGGCTGCGCGGAGCTGACCCGGCTGCAGAACGAGGCGCTGGCCCTGCCGTACCCCGGCGAGCTGCCGGAACCGCGTCCCGACAAGAAGAAGGGCTCGAAGTGACGAAGCTGCTGCTGGCCACGCGCAACGCGAAGAAGCTGGGTGAGCTGCGGCGGATCCTCGAGGCCGAGGGCATTTCCGGGATCGAGGTGCTCGGGCTCGCGGACGTCCCGTCGTTCCCCGAAGCGCCCGAGACGGCGCCGGACTTCGAGGGCAACGCGGTCGCGAAGGCCCGTGACGCGGTGGCGGCGACGGGCCTGCCCGCGATCGCCGACGACTCCGGCATCGCGGTGGACGCGCTGAACGGCATGCCGGGCGTGCTGTCGGCCCGCTGGTCCGGCAAGCACGGCGACGACGAGGCGAACCTGGACCTGGTGCTGGGCCAGCTGCGGGACGTCCCGGACGAGCGTCGCGGCGCCCAGTTCGTCTGCGCGGCGGCGCTGGTCCTGCCCTCCGGCGAGGAGACGCTGGTGCGCGGCGAGTGGCGCGGAACGCTGGTCCGCGAGCGCCGCGGCACGAACGGCTTCGGCTACGACCCGATCTTCCGGCCGGACGGCGAAACCCGGACGTCGGCGGAGATGGCGCCGGCGGAGAAGGACGCGGTCTCGCACCGGGGCCGCGCATTGCGGGCGCTGCTCCCGGCGCTGAAGAACCTGGCGACGGCCTGACCCAAACGCCCCAAGGCGGCCTTCGGTGCGTCAGACGCACCGAAGGCCGCCTTGGGTGCGTCTGACGCAACCAAGGCCGCATTGGGGCGCTCGGAACTCCTCAGGCGGCCAGGCCGAGGTCGCGGATCAGCTTGGCCACGTGGCCGGTCGCCCGGACGTTGTACCAGGCGTGGGCGATCTTGCCCGCCGGGTCGACGACGAATGTCGAGCGGATCACGCCCAGGTAGGTCTTGCCGTAGTTCTTCTTCTCGCCGTACGCGCCCCACGCTTCGATGACCGTCTTCTCCGGGTCGCCCAGCAGCGGGAACGTCAGCTTCTCGTTCGCCGCGAACTTCGCCAGCTTCGCCTGCGTGTCCGGCGAAATGCCGATCACCTGGTAGCCGGCGTCGTTCAGCTCGGCGAGGTTGTCGCGGAAGTCACACGCCTGCTTGGTGCAGCCCGGTGTGCTCGCCGCGGGGTAGAAGTACACGACGACGGACTGGCCGCGGTAGTCGCGCAGCGAGACGTCCTTGCCCTCACTGTCGGGCAGGGTGAAGTCCGGGGCTTCGTCGCCGGGGGAAAGTCGCTCGGTCATGGGCCGAGCCTAACCGGCGGCGGGTCAGGCGGGGCCGCAGTAGGTGACCGCGGCGGGCTCGGTCGCGCTCGGCCGGATCTGCAGCCGCAGCTGCGCCTGCTCCTGCGGCACCGCGAAGGCCAGCGTGACGTGCACCGAGCGGCCCGGCAGCACGTCCTTGCCCGCGTCGGCGATGCCGGTGAACCCCTGCGTGGTGTCCACGACCTGCTTGACCGGGGTCCCCGCCGAAGTGGCGGTGACGGTCAGGCCCGAAAGCTTGTACGTCGTCGCGCCGTCGTTCGTCAGCTCGACGTCGAAGGCCGCGCCGCGCGGGCTGCGCGGGTATGCCGACTCGCTCGGCGTGAACGACTTGGGCGAGCCGACCGAAATGGTCACGCCGCTGGCGAACCGGTGGTCGGCGCCGAACTTGAGGTCGTTGCCCGCCTGCGCCGCGCTGGCGCCGGTGTGGCCACCGCCCGCCCCGAGGGCCGCGGTGCCGTCCTGCGCCGAAGGGACCCCGCACGCCACCGCCAGGGAAAGCAGTCCTGTGGTGAACATGATCTTGCACGTGCGCGCGAGCGCCATCGCGGGTACTCCAGTCGGCGGGTCGGGGGTGCCGTTCGGCATCGGGGCGTGCCGGGCGAACCGGCTCCACTCTGGCCGTGATCGCGCGTGGTTACGAGGCGCCATCGGCGGTTGTCGCGCACCTGGTGCCACCCCGTGGCCAATCCGTGACCGGAACGGCACGGGTGGTGACAATCACCACCGACATGCCACTTAAACCGCGAGGGCGAACAGCAGGATGAAGATCGCCACGCCGGCCACCCACGCGGCCATCAGCCAGCCGAAATCGCGCACCGGATCGACGGCGCGGCTCTCCTCGCCGGGCACGTACACACCGCGCTCCTCGAACCAGTCGGCCCAGCGGGCGAACCAGCTCAACGGGTTGCGCGACGACATGCTTCACCTCCGGGCGCGGGCTTCCCCGTCACAGTACGGGTTCGGCGGCGGCCACCGGAAGGCACGTGACCGCTCACCAAGCGTCACCCGACGTGCCACGGCCGAGTGAACACCGCCGTCGCTGGTGTAGATCTTCAGACGACCCGTTGCGCTGCAGGATCGAGACCGCCCGGACGGTCGCGTAGCCCCGCCACTCGAGCTCCGCCGCGGGGGAGAAGCTCGCGAAGTCGACGCGCCAGCCGCCGTCGTCCTCCTGCCCGCCGGCGAGCCGCTGCAGCTCCGCGTCGATCACGTCCTGCTTGAACAGCGCGCGGGCCGGCCGGTCCGGCAGCGGCGCGAAATCGAGCGCGCGCAGGGTTTCGCCGTCCGAACCGCCGGACACCGGGGCCAGGCCGTCGGGCGGCACGTACGCGGCGAGGCGGTCGAGGAGGTCCGGCGCCTCCGCGTGGAAGTCGTGGGCGGCGTCGGCGAACCCGACCGCGAACGACAACGCGATCGCGTGCGGCGGCCCCGAAAGCTCGCGGATGCTGCGGACGCAGTACTCCGTCGCGGCCGCGAGCCACGGGTGCTCACGGACCGCCCGGTCGTGACGCGCGACCCGCAGGGCGACGCCGGTGGCGAACGCCGTGCTCTGCAGCGAGGCCGCCGCCGGGTCGGCCTGGACCCAGAACGGCGCGCAGCCGGCCGGGTCGGCGACCGGCAACGCGAACGGCAGGCCGCCGTCCGGAGTGGACACCGACGCCAGCCAGTCGCACAGCCGCACCGCGTGCGGCGTGGTGACCGGGCCGATCTCTTCGAAGACCTCGAAGGCGTGCAGGGCGCCGCCGGGCTGGCTTTCCGGCGCCCGGAGGTCGGGCTCGAGGCCCCAGCCGTAGCCGCCGTCGGGGTTGCGGTAGCCGTCGACGGCGGCCAGCACGGCGTCGGTGCCGCCGTTGCCGAGCAGCAGCTCGAAGCGGCGCCGGTCGAGGAGCCGGGCGTGCGTCGCCATGAACGACGCCGCGGCGGGAAGGTTCGCAGCCATGCGCCCAGCGTCGCACGCGCGTCTTGAACGGATCGGACGTCAGGACGGCCAGGAGCCCGGTTACCGGCCGCGGAACGTCCGCCGGTAGGTGTCCGGCGGAACCCCGACCGTGCGGTTGAAGTGCCTGCGCAACGTCGTCGCCGTGCCCATGCCGACCGCGGACGCGATCGTGTCCACGCCCGCGTCCGTGCTCTCCAGCAGTTCCTGCGCCCGCCGGATGCGCTGGGTCAGCAGCCACCGCAGCGGGGTCGTGCCCGTCGCCGAGCGGAAGTGGCGGGTCAGGTGGCGGGTGCTCAGGTTCGCCTGCCGAGCCAGGTCCTCGACCGTCAGCGGCTGGTCGAGCCGGGCGGTGATCCACGGGAGCAGCGCCGAGAGCGGGTGGTCCTCGCGGGCCGGGACCGGTGTCGTGACGTACTGGGCCTGGCCGCCCGCCCGGTGCGGCGGCACGACCAGGCGGCGCGCGACCGCGTTGGCGGCCGCGGAGCCGTGGTCGGCGCGGACCAGGTGCAGGCACAGGTCCATCGCCGCGGCCTTGCCCGCCGACGTCAGCACCCTGCCGTTGTCCACGTACAGCACGTCCGGGTCCACGCTGACCCGCGGGTAGCGCGCGGCGAGGACGTCGGTGTGCGCCCAGTGCGTGGTCGCGCGCAGGCCGTCCAGCAGGCCGGCGACGGCCAGGACGAACGCGCCCGTGCACAGCGACGCGACCCGGGCGCCCCGCGCGTGGGCCGCCCGCACCGCCTCGACGAGGTCGGCGGGCGGGTCCGCGTCGACGTCGGCCCAGCCGGGCACGAGCACCGTCCCGGCGCGCGCCAGCCGGTCGAGGCCGTGGTCGGGCTCCAGGAGGAACCGGCCCACCCGCACCGGACGCGGGCCGCAGACCGCGAAGTCGTACCGCGGGTCGTCACCGAACACCTCGGACGCGATCGTCAGCTCGAAGGACAACATCCCGTCGGTGGCGGCCAGCGCGACAGCGTGCATGTCCGAAAGTGTACGCAGCATGGCGTTCCGGACACTGGTTCGAGACGGCCGCCGTCGCGAGGATTGCCGTATGACTTCAGTACTGGTGTACGGCGCTTACGGCCACACGGGCCGCTTCGTGGTGTCCGAGCTGCGTGAACGCGGTTTCGAGCCGATCCTTTCCGGCCGCGACGCCACCAAGCTCCCGAGCGGCGGCAGGGCGGCCTCGGTCGACGACCCGGCGTCCCTGGACCGCGCGCTCGACGGCGCCGCCGCCGTGATCAACTGCGCCGGCCCGTTCGCCGCGACGGCGGGCCCGGTGCTCGACGCGGCGGCGCGCGCGGGTGTCCCGTACGTGGACGTCGCGGCCG
Proteins encoded in this region:
- the bcp gene encoding thioredoxin-dependent thiol peroxidase encodes the protein MTERLSPGDEAPDFTLPDSEGKDVSLRDYRGQSVVVYFYPAASTPGCTKQACDFRDNLAELNDAGYQVIGISPDTQAKLAKFAANEKLTFPLLGDPEKTVIEAWGAYGEKKNYGKTYLGVIRSTFVVDPAGKIAHAWYNVRATGHVAKLIRDLGLAA
- the rdgB gene encoding RdgB/HAM1 family non-canonical purine NTP pyrophosphatase; this translates as MTKLLLATRNAKKLGELRRILEAEGISGIEVLGLADVPSFPEAPETAPDFEGNAVAKARDAVAATGLPAIADDSGIAVDALNGMPGVLSARWSGKHGDDEANLDLVLGQLRDVPDERRGAQFVCAAALVLPSGEETLVRGEWRGTLVRERRGTNGFGYDPIFRPDGETRTSAEMAPAEKDAVSHRGRALRALLPALKNLATA
- a CDS encoding MBL fold metallo-hydrolase; amino-acid sequence: MRLTILGCSGSIPGPNTAASGYLVEAEGFLLGLELGNGTLAQLQAVADPFDLDALVLTHLHPDHCADVSALTVLRRYHPAPPYPARPRLLPLYAPPDAPTRLANAYAPNETERAVTDLSDVYEFFPLRPEPFRIGPFDVVAVEVDHPTPAYGLRISYGGRILAFTGDTGPCTALNELADGVDLLLAEASWTDSAERPAGVHLSGKQAGELARDAGVGRLLLTHIAPWTDAGAVLAEASAEFPGAEVVKQGAVYDV
- the rph gene encoding ribonuclease PH, with amino-acid sequence MARKDGRNDDQLRDIKITRGFQQWPAGSVLIEFGNTRVLCAASVTEGVPRWRAGSGLGWVTAEYAMLPSATNTRSDRESVKGRIGGRTHEISRLIGRSLRACIDLAALGENTIVIDCDVIQADGGTRTAAVTGGYVALADAITWLGAANRLNDPQPLSSSVAAVSVGVVDGRVRLDLPYEEDSRAEVDMNVVATDAGTLIEVQGTGEGATFARSTLDTMLDMALAGCAELTRLQNEALALPYPGELPEPRPDKKKGSK
- a CDS encoding helix-turn-helix domain-containing protein produces the protein MHAVALAATDGMLSFELTIASEVFGDDPRYDFAVCGPRPVRVGRFLLEPDHGLDRLARAGTVLVPGWADVDADPPADLVEAVRAAHARGARVASLCTGAFVLAVAGLLDGLRATTHWAHTDVLAARYPRVSVDPDVLYVDNGRVLTSAGKAAAMDLCLHLVRADHGSAAANAVARRLVVPPHRAGGQAQYVTTPVPAREDHPLSALLPWITARLDQPLTVEDLARQANLSTRHLTRHFRSATGTTPLRWLLTQRIRRAQELLESTDAGVDTIASAVGMGTATTLRRHFNRTVGVPPDTYRRTFRGR